The following are encoded together in the Ranitomeya imitator isolate aRanImi1 chromosome 4, aRanImi1.pri, whole genome shotgun sequence genome:
- the PCP2 gene encoding Purkinje cell protein 2 homolog isoform X2 — protein sequence MQHPDCPQPRRPGWKEQVADHWGPSNRTPLGTLPTSLKAIVQATAAPPPEMNHLMDMLAHSQSRRLDDQRAEFIQSPSYPDTMPSRRVSHDNGGLKNKA from the exons ATGCAGCATCCAGATTGTCCACAGCCGAGGAGACCAGGATGGAAAGAACA AGTAGCTGATCACTGGGGTCCCAGCAACAGGACACCTCTAGGAACCTTACCCACCTCATTAAAAGCGATTGTCCAAG CTACCGCTGCCCCACCTCCTGAGATGAACCATTTGATGGATATGTTGGCGCACTCACAAAGTCGTAGATTGGACGATCAAAGGGCAGAGTTCATCCAGTCTCCATCGTACCCAGACACTATGCCCAGTCGCAGGGTGTCCCATGACAATGGGGGCCTGAAG AACAAAGCATAG
- the PCP2 gene encoding Purkinje cell protein 2 homolog isoform X1, with protein MEPVVDGAPEDDQARKNSLTDSESGTLPEVPKEQEGFFNLLSHVQGGRIDDQRCSIQIVHSRGDQDGKNTTAAPPPEMNHLMDMLAHSQSRRLDDQRAEFIQSPSYPDTMPSRRVSHDNGGLKNKA; from the exons ATGGAGCCAGTAGTAGATGGTGCACCCGAGGACGACCAGGCCAGGAAGAACTCTTTAACTGATTCTGAATCGGGGACTTTG CCTGAGGTCCCAAAGGAACAGGAAGGATTCTTCAACCTCCTTTCCCATGTCCAGGGTGGAAGAATTGATGATCAGCGATGCAGCATCCAGATTGTCCACAGCCGAGGAGACCAGGATGGAAAGAACA CTACCGCTGCCCCACCTCCTGAGATGAACCATTTGATGGATATGTTGGCGCACTCACAAAGTCGTAGATTGGACGATCAAAGGGCAGAGTTCATCCAGTCTCCATCGTACCCAGACACTATGCCCAGTCGCAGGGTGTCCCATGACAATGGGGGCCTGAAG AACAAAGCATAG